TCTAACAAATTGATGTACACCTGATAGTCCAGATAATACAGCATGATCCTCAACAATAACATGTCCTGCTAAATTGGAGGCATTAGTCATAATAATATGATTACCTAATTGACAATCATGAGCAATATGACAATAGGCCATAATCATATTATTATTACCAACCCATGTCTCACCAAGACCTGTTTCTGTTCCACGATGTATTGTTACATACTCTCTAATAATATTATTATCACCTATAAAAAGATATGTCTCTTGACCTTTATACTTCAAATCTTGAGGCTCAAGTCCTATTGAAGCACCATGAAATATTTGATTGTTCTTACCTATTTTGGTCCAACCATCAATGACAACATGTGAGCCAACAATCGTTCCTTCTCCTATCTCAACATTTTCACCAATTATACTGTAAGGCCCTATTTCTACATTTGTTCCAATTTTTGCCCCAGGATTAATTATAGCCGAAGGATGAACCTTAGCCATATGGAGCAACTTTCCTTCATGTTTCACATTCAAAATACTTCCCCCTTATTTGTCCTGTATTGCAAACATCAATTCTGCTTCAGCTGCTACTTGATCATCAACATATGCTTTAGCACTTATCTTTGCTATCCTACCTCGATTTTTAATTATCTCAGCTTTAATTCTTAATTGATCTCCTGGCACTACTGGTTTGCGGAACCTTGCTTTATCTATGCCTGCAAAAAATGGCAACTTTTCTTCAGGATCTTCTAAATCAAGCATCATTAAATAACCACCAACTTGTGCCATTGACTCAACAATTAAAACTCCTGGCATAATAGGATGTCCAGGGTAATGACCTTGGAAAAACTCTTCATTCATAGTGACATTTTTAATGCCAACAATACTTTCCCCTTCATTAACTTTTTCAATTCTATCTACAAGCAAAAAGGGATACCTGTGCGGTAATAAATTTTGTATTTTTTCAATATATATCACGTTATACTCCTCCTATACTAGATTCATTTATAATTAAAAACAACTTTAGAAACTTATATCAAAATTTTTCAATGGAATCAAACACTTGCGGCTATCTTTTTTGCTAACTCCACATGAAGATGATGCCCAGACCTAACGGCAATTATATGCCCTTTTATATAACCGTTTAAAAACATATCACCAGTTATATCAAGAATTTTATGCCTAACAAATTCATCGGGGAAACGCAAAGGGTTGATTGTTTTTTCTTCACCTATTAAAACAGCGTTTTCTAAGCTTCCTCCTAAAGCCAAACCCCTTCTATGGAGAGCTTCAACTTCGCGTTCAAAGCCAAAAGTTCGTGCAGGAGCAATCTCCTTAATAAAATCATCTATAGCATTGTCATATTCAAAAAACTGTGTGCCTATTACTGGATGGTCATATACTAATGTATAAGTGATTTTAAATCCATTATAAGGCATAATTACAAGATACATGTCATCTTTTTTATGATAAATAGCCTGATTTATTTCTTTAATTTTCCGTGCTGACTTTAATTCCACTGTACCTATCTTTTCTAGTGATTTTATATAAGATAAGGCGCTTCCATCAGCAACTGGAGTTTCTGCATTATCTATTTCAATTATTAGATTATCAATTCCTAAAGCCCATAAAGCTGCCATTAAATGTTCTATTGTATGAACTACACAATCTGAACGATTCGACAAACCAATACTAGTACATCTTTTTGTCGATACCACAGTAGATGGTTTCACCTGTATCTCGGGGTGGTCATTAAGGTCAACTCTACGAAAAACAATACCTGTATTACTTTCAGCAGGGAAACATCTTATATTGACCTCTTTACCAGTATGAAGAGCAATACCAGAATACTCTATTGCTTTTGCAATAGTTCTTTGCATCTCTTGTCTCTGAAACACTCTTCCTCCTCCTTCCCCAAAATATCCTAAAAATATTTAAAATAAGATGAAAGCTTAGACTAATTTTATATTTTTTCAAAATAAAGAAATTCATAATAAATTATTCACTATATATATTAAAATTCCTGCATAACTAGAGCTTTTATTTATAATTTATTATACTTTTGTACTTTTTGCCTATCCATGACCTAGGATTATTAAGAACAGCCTTTGGCTCACCACTTTCAATAAACTTACCCTTATCCATAAAATATATTTTATCAGCGACTCTTCGCGCAAAGGTAACTTCATGTGTAACAATTATCATTGATGTGTTTTGACGTCCTTTAGCTATATCCTCCAATACATCGAGAACATCCCTTACCAAAATAGGATCTAATGAAGCTGTTGGCTCATCAAGCAAGATCAAATCAGGCTCCAAAACCAAAGCCCGTGCTATACCTACTCTTTGTTTTTCACCACCGCTAAGCTTAGTCACAGAAACATCAGCAAGTTGCTTCAAGCCAACTTTATCCAAAGCTAAAAGGGACTTGTGATAAGCTTCTTCAATACTAAAACCTTTTTTTACTAATCCCAAAGAAACATTTTGCTTAACAGACAAACGACTAATTAGGTTGAAATGTTGAAAAACAAAACCAATGTTTTGTCTAATTTCCTCCATTTCTTCTGAATCCAAGTTGTGCAGAGGAAGTCCTTTAAAATATATTTCCCCTGCATCGATTTCCACCAAACGATTAATAGTACGAATAAAGGTGGATTTACCACAACCACTAGGCCCTAAAATAGCTACGATTTCACCAGGCTCTAAAGTGAAGTTTAATCCATTTAATACTATATCATCGTCATAGCTTTTTTTCAAATTATTTATTGTCAGCAAAACTATCCCCTCCTATTCCTAAAAATCATTTTAGGATAATTAAGCAAATAGAGTAAGCCAGGTTTTCCAGAAGGAATAATAATCTCATGCATGATTTCTGCTGGAGAAAACCCAAGTGCAATTCCCGCTTCCCATTCTTCATAATTAACAGGGTTGAGCATATTGGAAAGTAAAGCAAGCAATACGCCTAAGCCCCCTCCGATCACTAATTCCATCTGTGGGTTTATATATGCAAATTGTATTTGACCAATAAAAGAAATCATAGTTAGAATTATTCCGCCACTTAAAAAAGCATATAAATAAGCATATCCTTTTTTTATTTTCAAAATACTAATAATTAAGCTTTGATCTAATATCATTATCAATAGTATATATATTAAAGCAATAATAGTTGTGATTACAGCCCTTACTTCAGTCAGAATATTAAAGATTTCTGCTCGAGGATTTGGCTGCAAAAGACCTGGATCCATTTCTATAAAAGTAACAGCTGGGTTATAAACGATTGTTTTAATATCATCAATTAATGACTTACTATTATAATCACCTTTAATCAGAAGCTGTATTTGTTCCCCAGGGATAACTTCACCAGCTATATAACTATCAATCAAATTCAACGTCTCCACAATCTCTTCTTCTCTTAAATCAGGTAATGAATTTTGAATATAAGAAAGCTGATTTAAAATTATCGGTAATTGATGTTCCTGTAATTCAAGTAAAATTCCCTGAATGGAACTTAGACTTTCCTGTAATTGATCAGTATCTAAAACATTAGCAGTCTGTTCAATTTCCTCAATGATTCCTTCTACTTCATCCCAATCAGCTCCACTATTTAGAGTCTCCTCAACCCTTAATAAAGATTGAATATTATCTTGCCAACCATCTATAGAGCTAATTACAGGATTCATTTCATCTAAACGTTCAGAAACCACATCATAATTACTATCAAGATTAGTAGCCAGCAATAAAAATACCTCTTTTAAATCAAAGAGCTGTTCATAGATAATATTATTTCTAGGCACAAAAGCTATTCTTTCTTCAATTAAAGCAGCACCTTCTTTTAAACTATTACTAGTCCTAATCAAATCTCTTTGGATATCTGATATGTCACCAACATTATATCTAATATCATCCAAAATAGTTAATAATTCATCTAAAAAATCCGACAATCCTTGTTGCTGCCACTCGTTTAAGGAATCAGTTAATCTTTGACTGGTATTAGCTAGTTGTCCTAAACCCTGATTAACATTAGAAAGATTATCTGCCATATTGTCACTAAAAACTATCAATTGTTCACTTTGAGCAATAAAACTATCCAAAGTAGGAGCAATTTCATCCAGTCTTTCTAGAGTAAGAGCCAAATCCTGCCGAGGATTATTAACTATCCCACTGGCCAAGAATTCCCCCTGCTGTCCTCTAGCATCTACATGAAAAACATCTACTTCTTTGGAGCTTATATTTTCTATATCACCATGCTCTATCAAAGCAATAACTTCCTGATTTTGCTTTTCTATCACTTTCAATTCTAAAAAAGAATCTTGACTTGTCTTCGCCAGCAGACGGCTTCCAATAAATAAAGCATCACTATTTTCAAGATCTTCAATTACAACTTTACTCGCATAAGACAGTAAAAATGTTTGCATCTGTTGCAAACTACTTAGTAAAGCTACTCTTTCAGGGTCATTATCTCCTGTAACATCTATAACTTCTTCTACGTCATTTCCTATCAAAGACATAATATTATTCTTTTTCTCATGCAAATTATCAACCTTATAATCTAGAGGATATCTTATTTCTAACAAAGTATAAGAATTAATTAAATTTGTAATTTCTCTTTGAATTTCTGAAACTAATTCCGGTTTTTCAACAATAATATCCAGTCCATCACTGGTGGGATAAAGAAAATCTATTCCATCAATTTCTTCAAGCAAAGGTCTCATAATAGAACGTGTATTACCTCTAAAACCCCTAATAGACAATCTAGGTTCTGTCATAGTTGTTATACTCATCATACCTGGAATATCACTAAAATATCTTCCTAAATCAACATATATCTCTTCATTTTTAAACTCATCGGGTATCTCTAGAAAAAAGTTACTACTACCTGCAACCTTAGGACCAGTAATAAGCCTTGAGCCAGGCAAGCGATCATTTGCTATTTTTCCTATTTGATTATAAGCAAGTTCATCACTATCACTAGCAATAGTAAAAAGTAAATCATATTCCCCATAATCACCTATAATACCACTAACCATACTGACAAAGTAATTATCAGTAAGATAACCCCCTATAACTACTAAAACCGATCCCAATAGAATAGTTACTACTATAAGTATTATTATATCTTTTCTAAAATCAGATTTAAAAAGAAACATATGTCTCTCACTCCCATCCATGAACTATTATACCACTGAATGGAAGTGAATGTAAATGGTATCCATTATGCAATTTATGGATAATGTTTTGCTTACAACTGAATCTCTAGTTCTACACCATCTTTGGCAATAAACTCATTTCTATCAAGATAGAAAATTGCTTTCTCACTCTTAACCCAATCCCCATTTTCTTCTTCTATATAAACATTATTAAATAACTCCATTAATTCTTCTTGAGCATTATAAATTACATCGTCAGCCTTAATAATTCTTCCACTATAATCTATAACTACACCTTGATTAGCTTCAAAACTATTATCTTCTTCCATCAATTCTAAATAAGGTGCAAGAAGTGTAAATTCCCCATCATCTAACTTTTGTAACATCCTAACATCATCTTCAAAAATATATTTGTCATCATCAAGCAATGCTATCATACTTCCACTTCTAATCTCACCCTTACTATGGCGTAATCTTACATTATCAAATATCTCTGCTTTATTTTCTCTTTCGTAAAATATACCCCACTCAGATTCAATCTGAATATCACCTCTAATCATAGTCATACCTTCTCTAAATTCATTACTATTATCCTTATTAACCAAACGTCCCGTCCTAATAATTAATGAATCACGAAGATTGTTTTCGCTGCTTTCCTCAAGATCATTACTTTCTCCAAAAACTACAGCAGTAAATGAGACTACTATTATTAATAAAAATATAGATATTTTTTTCATTAAATCATTCCCTTCTAATTTCTTTTTATCCACATTACAATTTTTACTATAAAAGGGTCTTTCTTAATTAATTTCTCTTTCTTAATTAACTTCTCTTTCATAATTAATCGTCAATTAATCTTCCATATCAATCAATTCATCCAATCCAAAATCAAACATAAACTCATCTTCAGCACTACTTCCAATTTGAATAGTTTGCTCTGGGAAAAGATTTATATTGTATTCCAAAGTGTACTCCTGCTTTACATAATCATATTTAAAAGTTAGCGTACGACAATGGAAGTTCTTCCTTAAAGCTAAATTAGCTGTATCAAATCTCTCTTGAAGATTATCATAACTATTATTTAATTCAAAATACCACTCATCTTCAAGTTCAAAAATAATTTGATTATCAATTTCCTCTAATTTATAATTCTCAAGATCATATTTAAAACCATTATTTATCTCCCAATGCTCTCCCTTATATTTATTTGTAAATACTATATCACCAAATCTATTATCATGTATATTGTATGAAGTAGCAAAATTAACGCTAAGATTTTCCTTATTATAAGTAGTTCTTAAAACAAAATCATCAAATATATTATCATTTATATCATAATTTGTACTTAGTCTAACATTTAGCTTATCTGTTCGGTAATTACTTACTATCCTTAAATCTCTGGTGAAAACAGCCTCATTTATATCATAGCGAGTATCCATGCTCAAATTCAAAGCTTGAGTAATCCGCCAAGTCATAGATGCAATAAGTGGTAGATACAATTGATCACTTAAATCATATCCAGATCCCAATCTAGCAGTCCAATCTCCTCTACGATAGTTTAAATCACTATTAAATACATCATTTTTACTAATCTTATCAAAATCAAATGGACTCTCACCTATAAAATCAGTAAAACGATATCTATTTGTCCAGGTTAATCCCGGTAATAAAGTAATTCTAGCAGTACTATTTGTATTATAAGCTATTTGATAGGGTAATCCCTGATATGTGTATGGATTTAAATTAGGATTAAATATATTATTGCTATTTCTGCCTGTTTCAAAATAATTTTCGCTATTATACTCTTTATATATCCGTCCTTTTATATCATGCTCTGTAGTAAAGCGAACATTATTAAAATTCCATACTTTATCGTATTTTACCTCGCCATGAGCACGTAATGCTTCTATTTCTAAGTCGTCTTCATAATACCTTCCTAACTGCATTTTATAATCTAAAGGACCTCTAGGGTGATAATTAAGTTCAAACTCAGGCCAACGAAAGTAAGCAACCTTATCTTCTTCATCATCTTCAGATCTAAAGTCTGGTGCATCTCTCTCAAATGTTAACCTATACTCAAGATTATCAGTATGTTGTCTCGAAAGATAGCTTAAGCCTGCCCATCTTGAACTAAGTCCATCTTCCGGATTATGTCGATAATCATTTTCAATTCTTAGAAAATATTCCAAATCATAAGGCAATGCACTATGCTCATACTTTAATTCCAATTCAAGATCCCTATCATCCTTATCCTCTGAATTAAAATAATTCTTCCTCTTAAAGTCAGAGTCAAGATTAAATAACCAATCATCTTCTCGATTAGTGACATTTACATTCCCTCTTAAATCACTATAATTCTCATAATAATCAAACTTCACATTAGTATCGGTCTCCCAGCTACTACGCTCATTTTGTATATCTATTTCACCTTGCCATACAAATAAACCAGGAATACTTGTCCTGTTTTCTTGACCGTAAAGATATAAGTAAGCTTCTAAATCGTGGTCATAAAAAAAGTGTTGTTTGAAACCACCAGCAAAACCTGAAATAGTATAATAATCCACATATAATTGACCTGGTAGCCGATTATATCTGTAATTGTATGTTGTTCTAATATACCAACCTCTTTCAGCATTGTAACCGTATTCAGGTATCAAGCTCTGATCGTCTTCTTTTAAGGAAATATAAAGATAAGGCCAATACATTAAGGGAAGCTTTCCACTAAGTTCCCAAAAGCTAACATGTTTAGCTACTAAATAATCACCTGGATAAATTCTAACTTCTCTAGCATCAAAATAATAATGTGGATCGTGTAAGTCACAACCAGTAAACTTGCTTTTTTCCATATCTATTTTTTCTGGCTTAGTAAACTTCATTTCGCTACCATCTTCCATAACAATAGTAACAGTTTCTGCAAAAATATTAAATTTACTATATTGACCCATAATTTCTCCACTCAAGACATATTTACCTTGTTCTTGATCAAAACTCAATTGATCTGCATATGTGATATTTAGACTTTCAGCTTGAACTGCCTGTCCAGAAAATAGTAGTCCTAATAATAAAATGGAAACTGAAAAAAAGGGAATAAATTTGCTAGCCCAATTTTGCCATTTCTCTCTTAAAACCATTAATAATATACCAAGAATCCCAAATATAATATTGGGTAACCATGCTGCTAATAAAGGTGGAATCCTTTCATTTTTACCAAAAGACTGAGATAATGATAATACTAAATAATACAAGAAAATTATTACAATTGTTATAACAATACTTGCAGAACGACTATCTTTGCTGCTCAAACTTAAAGGAGTTCCTACTAATATGAAAATCAAAGCAGCTAAAGGCATAGACAGTTTAAGATGATAGTCTATTAAAAGAGAGACCACTTTA
The Halanaerobiaceae bacterium ANBcell28 genome window above contains:
- the lpxA gene encoding acyl-ACP--UDP-N-acetylglucosamine O-acyltransferase; the encoded protein is MNVKHEGKLLHMAKVHPSAIINPGAKIGTNVEIGPYSIIGENVEIGEGTIVGSHVVIDGWTKIGKNNQIFHGASIGLEPQDLKYKGQETYLFIGDNNIIREYVTIHRGTETGLGETWVGNNNMIMAYCHIAHDCQLGNHIIMTNASNLAGHVIVEDHAVLSGLSGVHQFVRIGKMAMVGAHSKVVKDVPPYVLVDGHPARVNGINVVGLRRNGVKPELRHEIKRAYKMLYRSNLNISQSIERMDQELDASEEIEHFLRFLRNAQRGICR
- the fabZ gene encoding 3-hydroxyacyl-ACP dehydratase FabZ, which encodes MIYIEKIQNLLPHRYPFLLVDRIEKVNEGESIVGIKNVTMNEEFFQGHYPGHPIMPGVLIVESMAQVGGYLMMLDLEDPEEKLPFFAGIDKARFRKPVVPGDQLRIKAEIIKNRGRIAKISAKAYVDDQVAAEAELMFAIQDK
- the lpxC gene encoding UDP-3-O-acyl-N-acetylglucosamine deacetylase, producing the protein MFQRQEMQRTIAKAIEYSGIALHTGKEVNIRCFPAESNTGIVFRRVDLNDHPEIQVKPSTVVSTKRCTSIGLSNRSDCVVHTIEHLMAALWALGIDNLIIEIDNAETPVADGSALSYIKSLEKIGTVELKSARKIKEINQAIYHKKDDMYLVIMPYNGFKITYTLVYDHPVIGTQFFEYDNAIDDFIKEIAPARTFGFEREVEALHRRGLALGGSLENAVLIGEEKTINPLRFPDEFVRHKILDITGDMFLNGYIKGHIIAVRSGHHLHVELAKKIAASV
- a CDS encoding amino acid ABC transporter ATP-binding protein; this encodes MLTINNLKKSYDDDIVLNGLNFTLEPGEIVAILGPSGCGKSTFIRTINRLVEIDAGEIYFKGLPLHNLDSEEMEEIRQNIGFVFQHFNLISRLSVKQNVSLGLVKKGFSIEEAYHKSLLALDKVGLKQLADVSVTKLSGGEKQRVGIARALVLEPDLILLDEPTASLDPILVRDVLDVLEDIAKGRQNTSMIIVTHEVTFARRVADKIYFMDKGKFIESGEPKAVLNNPRSWIGKKYKSIINYK
- a CDS encoding LptF/LptG family permease; its protein translation is MQKLWKKRIIDIYLMKEVLIPYIVGVAIITVIGLSNFLFQLTDLIIVKNISIDIVMRLLIYQLPDIIVQTFPIAVLFATIHGMSRLNRENEFTALRLGGVSLYRLILPLVILGILISVLTYQMNERVVPWTNHEAQNIIRRHVLMQTMPDVRDNVFFQGPEGRLFFVSEFDEQNDLLEKIVVYNLPRGNDFPEMITASSGRVDGNVWHLEGGIIHQFDSDGELYHGLIFDHMEYEVASEMETFFGEQRTTSEMNRERLKRDIDLFQRSGIKVVSLLIDYHLKLSMPLAALIFILVGTPLSLSSKDSRSASIVITIVIIFLYYLVLSLSQSFGKNERIPPLLAAWLPNIIFGILGILLMVLREKWQNWASKFIPFFSVSILLLGLLFSGQAVQAESLNITYADQLSFDQEQGKYVLSGEIMGQYSKFNIFAETVTIVMEDGSEMKFTKPEKIDMEKSKFTGCDLHDPHYYFDAREVRIYPGDYLVAKHVSFWELSGKLPLMYWPYLYISLKEDDQSLIPEYGYNAERGWYIRTTYNYRYNRLPGQLYVDYYTISGFAGGFKQHFFYDHDLEAYLYLYGQENRTSIPGLFVWQGEIDIQNERSSWETDTNVKFDYYENYSDLRGNVNVTNREDDWLFNLDSDFKRKNYFNSEDKDDRDLELELKYEHSALPYDLEYFLRIENDYRHNPEDGLSSRWAGLSYLSRQHTDNLEYRLTFERDAPDFRSEDDEEDKVAYFRWPEFELNYHPRGPLDYKMQLGRYYEDDLEIEALRAHGEVKYDKVWNFNNVRFTTEHDIKGRIYKEYNSENYFETGRNSNNIFNPNLNPYTYQGLPYQIAYNTNSTARITLLPGLTWTNRYRFTDFIGESPFDFDKISKNDVFNSDLNYRRGDWTARLGSGYDLSDQLYLPLIASMTWRITQALNLSMDTRYDINEAVFTRDLRIVSNYRTDKLNVRLSTNYDINDNIFDDFVLRTTYNKENLSVNFATSYNIHDNRFGDIVFTNKYKGEHWEINNGFKYDLENYKLEEIDNQIIFELEDEWYFELNNSYDNLQERFDTANLALRKNFHCRTLTFKYDYVKQEYTLEYNINLFPEQTIQIGSSAEDEFMFDFGLDELIDMED